Proteins encoded together in one Lathyrus oleraceus cultivar Zhongwan6 chromosome 5, CAAS_Psat_ZW6_1.0, whole genome shotgun sequence window:
- the LOC127081302 gene encoding uncharacterized protein LOC127081302, translating into MTGIFVDTLKDPFFDRLVSSSASDFAHLVTIGDRIEKRLRDGKIPGAVTTSSAPKKYSGGFPRKREGETNAIFRNYKRKQQASYGQVAAVQQNTAPPRQFKPRPPRRQLDPLPVPYSQIFPYLQKEGLLTLRELKPAVFPYPPGYDANAHCEFHMGAPGHTLENCFAFQNRVQDLIEAKAVSFTPRRLNVNTNPMPTHKDASVSSFEESDEGKLICKVEEIQTPITMIGAQLLKSGLILEELVEEENNEELRSFIQQMLDRGELQITYRVKSKHQEEIAVVDIPYDEVKVEIPISPLVIEFPTPFEYKDEKAVPWIYQPRAFKEGQEDKPLMINEPNVTSIVGPAGMTRNGRVFAPRTVDTSERAKGKEVAVQIPIPNQGMQDMHLSPKAGVTREKAEEFLRIIKKSNYKVVDQLNQTPSKISMLSLLLNSEAHRNSLLKGVGRHRFLIKRHAKDDFDKASSGRNKYEAQHPNRKSI; encoded by the exons ATGACCGGGATATTTGTAGACACCTtgaaggacccattctttgatCGATTAGTGAGCAGTTCCGCATCTGACTTCGCACATCTAGTTACGATTGGAGACCGCATAGAGAAGAGGTTGAGGGATGGAAAGATTCCTGGAGCAGTGACAACATCTAGCGCACCAAAGAAATATTCTGGAGGCTTCCCAAggaaaagagaaggtgaaacaaaCGCCATATTTAGGAACTATAAAAGGAAGCAACAAGCTTCATATGGTCAAGTCGCCGCCGTG CAGCAAAATACCGCACCACCAAGACAGTTCAagccaagacctccaagaagacaacttgatcctctaccagtaccttatagtCAGATATTCCCATATCTGCAGAAGGAGGGCCTTCTAACATTGAGGGAGTTAAAACCAGCTGTTTTTCCGTATCCACCTGGATACGACGCTAATGCCCATTGTGAAtttcacatgggagcacctggtCATACTTTGGAAAATTGTTTCGCATTTCAGAATCgagtacaagacttgatcgaagccAAGGCCGTTTCTTTCACTCCAAGACGCCTGAACGTGAATACAAACCCTATGCCGACGCACAAGGATGCTTCCGTCAGTTCCTTTGAGGAGAGTGATGAAGGCAAATTGATCTgtaaggttgaagagattcaaacccctatcaccaTGATAGGAGCACAATTGCTGAAGAGTGGTCTGATCCTGGAAGAGCTGGTTGAGGAAGAGAATAATGAAGAGTTGAGGAGTTTTATACAACAAATGTTGGATCGAGGCGAGTTACAAATAACTTATCGTGTCAAGAGCAAGCATCAGGAAGAGATAGCCGTGGTAGATATCCCCTATGATGAGGTCAAAGTAGAAATACCTATAAGCCCATTGGTGATAGAGTTCCCAACACCATTCGAATATAAAGATGAGAAGGCAGTCCcatggatatatcagcccagagcttttaagGAGGGGCAGGAAGATAAACCTCTAATGATTAACGAACCAAATGTCACTTCAATTGTGGGCCCAGCAGGAATGACGCGTAACGGCCGAGTGTTCGCACCAAGAACTGTTGatacttctgagagagctaaagGGAAGGAGGTTGCTGTCCAGATCCCCATTCCTAATCAGGGGATGCAAGACATGCACCTGTCTCCTAAAGCTGGTGTCACTCGTGAGAAGGCTGAGGAGTTTTTGAGAATAATCAAGAAAAGCAATTACAAGGTGGTGGACCAGCTAAACCAAACAccttccaaaatttccatgttatcTCTCCTACTTAACTCCGAAGCACACAGGAATTCGCTGTTGAAG ggtgttggtagacacaggttCCTCATTAAACGTCATGCCAAAGACGACTTTGATAAAGCTTCCAGTGGAAGGAATAAGTATGAAGCCCAGCACCCTAAtcgtaaaagcatttga